CGCCCGTGCTACTGGAGCACAGCGCACACGCGCGGGTGCTCTACGACGAGACCATGCACCGCACGTGGGAGGCGATCGCGCGGCTGCGCGCACTTGGCGTCGCGGACGAATGGCGCGCGTACCTGCTCCCCAACGCGGTCGCCATCCGGTTCACCGAGAGCGCCGATTTGTTGCACCTGCACCACAAGCTCAAGATGCGGCTGTGTTACAACGCCCAGGAGGAGATCTGGCAGGCCTCGGTCGACGAGGCGCGCCAGATCCGCGACGTCGAGCCGACGATCGGCCGGTTCCTGCTGCCGCCGTGCGGCCTGCGGGCGGCAGCCGAGACGCGGCCCATCTGCCCGGAGGGCGATCGGTACTGCGGCGTGCCCGTGTGGAAGCTGCAGGTGGGCCAGTACGCGCGCGTGATCTGACGTCGCCGGCGGCCCGCGCGGTCCGGACGCGGGGCGGCGCGCCGTCGCCCGCGCAGCCTACGGTGCGGGTCGCGCAGATGCGAGCATCGACGCGATGACCGGCGACAGGTCATCGGCCAGTGCGTCGGGCAGATACGCGCTACCGGCCCACACGCCACCGCCGGGTGCCTCGCGTGCGAACGCGACGACGCGGTACACCTCATCGGCGCTCGGTCCGCGTGCGACCGCCTCGATGTGGCGGCCTCGCCACGGCGCCGGCAATCGCAGCGGCGTCGATCGCGCCTCGCGCACCGCGTCGAACCCGCGCAGGGCCAGCGCGTCGCGCCGCTCGCGCGCGACCACGGCGTCGACCGCTTCGTCGGCATCGACCAGCGACGATACGGCGCGCACCTCGAACCGGATGTACAGCCCCGAGTCGTCTGCCAGTTCGCCGCCGGCCAGCCGCCACGGCGCCGGCGCATCCACGACGACGCCGGGAAACGCCCGGGGGCGCGGCGGCTGCGCGGCGAGCAGATCCGCGTAGCTGGTGGTCGCGGCCGCGACCGCGCCGTACAGGGTAGCGGCTGCGACCAGGCCGGCGATCGCCGCCGCCGCGACGGCGGTGATGCGCGCGCGGCCCACCCCCCACCGGGGCGATAGCCAGGCCGCCATGACCGCGCCAGCCGCGAGCCCGCCGAGGTGCGCCGCCTGATCGATCGCCGGGTAGGCGAAGCCGATCGCGACGTTGGCGCCGGTGAGCAGCAACAACAGCCGGAACAGGCCCGAGCGCCACCGCTTCGGATACGCATCGCGGCGCAGGCCCAACTCGGCCAGCAGCGCGCCCGCAAGCCCCAACACGGCGCCGGACGCGCCGGCCGACAGCGCCGCGCCCGACACCAGGTAGCTGGCGGCCGCGCCGGCGACGCCGGCGACCGCGTAGATCGCCGCGGTGCGCACCGAACCGAACATGTGCTCGACAAACCGGCCGAGCGCCCACAGGCCGTACATGTTCAGCAGCAGGTGCGGCAACCCGACGTGAACGAACACCGACGTCGGGATGCGCCACCACTGGCCCGCGTCGACGCCGGCGCGGAGATTGGCGGTGCGCACCAGCGCGGCGATCGAGTCCGTCGCGCCGTAGACGGCCCACAACACGGCCATGACGGCGAGATTGGCGACGATGATGCCGGTGACCAGGGGCGCGCGGCGAGGC
This region of Deltaproteobacteria bacterium genomic DNA includes:
- a CDS encoding rhomboid family intramembrane serine protease; translated protein: MFFDLLLISAIVATAYLGPMLLRRGSGGQRLYGWLLVANLVLAVVALAARNSDADRAVANLVGFVAIAASVFLIMVPPMVRGATHWAYRTDRLRLARHLAALRELLQPGMGGAQEAELFQSMLDVRSGRVDEAVEALRRRRAEIDDPLVRRRIDERIVVTYLYARRWQDAIAAFEAIGGVDGGPLSPATVAEMVGAYCEAGRIETAAELVDRLEQSPLSREPLFAPLLYRARLVFLAFVGRTAAVDAIVAPDGVLGPTLPDAVRHYWAGVARLRAGDRPGAIARFDEAVRRAGRNRRVRELAASRLESVDAPGIAGPHAFPAAVAELADRLAERAVMPSDGERAARLAATAPRRAPLVTGIIVANLAVMAVLWAVYGATDSIAALVRTANLRAGVDAGQWWRIPTSVFVHVGLPHLLLNMYGLWALGRFVEHMFGSVRTAAIYAVAGVAGAAASYLVSGAALSAGASGAVLGLAGALLAELGLRRDAYPKRWRSGLFRLLLLLTGANVAIGFAYPAIDQAAHLGGLAAGAVMAAWLSPRWGVGRARITAVAAAAIAGLVAAATLYGAVAAATTSYADLLAAQPPRPRAFPGVVVDAPAPWRLAGGELADDSGLYIRFEVRAVSSLVDADEAVDAVVARERRDALALRGFDAVREARSTPLRLPAPWRGRHIEAVARGPSADEVYRVVAFAREAPGGGVWAGSAYLPDALADDLSPVIASMLASARPAP